The DNA window GGGATCAGTTCCAATGTACCGCGCAAGGCCCCCGCAGACTCCACCCAACATCCGGTCACGAACGGACCGGTACAGCCGCCTTTCCACTAGCAACACCTCCATCTACCTGGCACCTTCTTCTTATTCTAGCACATAAGGTCCAAGTCCTGCACATGGCCGACTTTCTTCATTCCGCGCCCTTCCTGGGCTTCGTGACAACTTCGAGAACGGCGGTCTTAAAGAAACTCGCTGCGTGGCTCGGTCTAACAACCAGGGCTGTGTCCGCCCCTCTGCCCGACCCTCCCAGCGAGATCACCTCTTCCCCGTAAGGGATGAGTCCAGAATCGAGGGCCATCACTGCGCACTCCACCGCGACCTTTGAACCTTGACCGAACATGCGGAGAGTATTGGCCACGATCGCGGCGGGGTAGAGTCCTCCCCACTCCCTTGCGATGGCGCGTTCGATTCCGCCCATCAGGTGAGTTGTGGTCAGGACCTTAATGCCCATGCTGTGGAGACGTTCTCGCACCTCTTGGGGCATCTCTTGTTCACCGGGATTACGGAACCCCGTTACATGAGTCACGCATGAGATCGAAGGTCTACTCGGGTTATCTGGGCCGTAAGCTTGATCTACAGCCTCTGCAAGTGTCAGTGCGGTCGTGCCGGTGTTCGACGCAACCACCAGGTGCTTGATCCCAAGTTCTTTCGCGCGCGCGGCCGCACGGCGTGCCGTTTCCGCAGTTGTGTCTGACATCCGAATCACTCCATTCCCTGAGATGTGCTGGTGGACGTGAGCTACCAGAACTGCACACGGACGCTCATTTCGCGAGGTTCGGAGATATCCACGAGGTCATACTGCCCGGCTCTGGCAAGGGACTTCCAGGCCTCCTCAAGGATCCTGGCTGCGGACGCAATGTCGATCTCGAACCCTCCCCGAGGCACGCTCACGCAGACACGCTCGCGGAGCCTCGGGCTCATCCATAAGGCCATCCTGGCGACCTGCACAGCAGAGGCGACAAAGTCGTCGATAGCCCATAGCGGAAACGGGATCCAAAGCCCGAAACCTCTCCCAGACACCCGAACGACCAGAAGGTAGGCCCGGCGTACCACTGTAAGAGCCCCCCTTCCGACATCATCAGTCTATGTATATCTCGACTTTGGTTCCGTCATCCGACTCAACGTCCACGAGTCTTCCCCCTGCGCCCTGTTCGATGGCGGTCAGGATCTCATCCAGGTCAATCTTC is part of the Bacillota bacterium genome and encodes:
- a CDS encoding PspC domain-containing protein; the protein is MEVLLVERRLYRSVRDRMLGGVCGGLARYIGTDP